The candidate division WOR-3 bacterium DNA window TTTTTCTCATAGTTGCCTCCTTCTAGAACTCGAGGTTGATGCCGACCTTGACCTGCCGGGGTGCGCCGTAGTTCATCGGGTTGTTGACGAAGTCAAGATACGCCACCCGGTAGGCGATGTACTCTTCCTCGTCGGTAATGTAGCCGTCGTGATTGCGGTCCCGAGCCGGGTTGTACGTGCCGGATAGCAGTGTCGCATCCAGTGAGTTTGCCCAGTTGGCCGGTGAATAGGTCCAGATATAGCCGTCGTCATTGGGCTTGCCGGTTGCCCCATAAACCCACTGCACAACCTGGGCATTGAACAGATTGGTTACGACGCAGGTCAGCCCGAGCTTGAGCCGGCCGAGGCTAAAGTACTTCGCCGCATTCAGGTCGGTGGTGAACCGTGCCGGCATCCGGGCCGAGTTCCGCTCCGCGATGCGACGGCCTGCGTTAAGCTTGCGCACCTCACGCGGGGTATATGGCAGGCCGGACCCAAAGTTTGCCAAGGCCGATGCGGTGAACTGACGTAATGGCACGAGCGCAAAGTCGTTCGGGAAGTCGCAGCCTATGCTTAGCTTGGCATTATGGGTTTCGTCGAAATCGAGCGCGTAATCCTTGCGCGGCGGCTCCATTTCCTGTCCGGTTACCGGGTCAACTCCGTAGCGGTATCGTTCGTAGTACCATTCGTAGGTGTAGGATGCCGTGCCTCGGGCCATCGAAAGGCCATAGGAGACTCGGGCATTCCAGTAGTCTGCAAGCGACTTTACGAATCCGATTTCGAATCCACGCACACTACCGTACTCCTCGTTCACCAGCGGATAGTAGCCTAATGGCACCGCCGGCTGGAACCGCGTGCCCATTAGGTCGAAGATGTCCTTATAGTAGGCGGTGAAGTCAACTAGTGTAACATCAGACAGCTGCTGCTCCAAACCCAGCTCATAGGCAATCGTCTGCTGGGCTGCAAGGTCCGGGTTGCCGATAATCTGATTACCCCGGGCATAGGCCGTTGAGGAGGTGTTGTCATACAGATATCGGTACGCCGGAGTCTGGAAAAAGTGGCCGTAGCTGAACCGAAACTTGGTTCGGGTCGTAATTGGGAAAGACACGCCAAGCCGAGGCGAAAGTTTGTACTTGACCATGGCCGGAATCATCGTCGTGTCGCCAACATTGGTGGGGTTGGCCCGCTTGTAGGAGTTCGGGTCAAGGTAATCAAGTCGCAGCCCGGCCCGGACTACCAGGTCCTCAAAGTCCATGCGGTCCTGCACGAACGCAGCCACGTTCACTGGGTCGTAGTCATAGTAGTCCACAAACGGATTCGGGTCGGTGGGCAGCGAGTTGTAACGCCGGTGCAGGTAGTTCTGCTTGAACTCCAGTCCAGTCTTGATCTCGTGCACTCGGCCGACATTGTGGGTCAAATCGGCCTTCACGTTCCAAACATCAGCCCAGTGCACCTGGAAGTACCGATAGTCGCCATATCCGTAGAACAGCCCAAACACACCCCACGGATTGTTTGAGTTGGCGTTCGTCTGGGTCACGTAACCGGGCAGGGGTCGGAACAGTGCCGAAGAATCCGCGAGAACAGTATCCTCAGCCTTGAAGATGTAGTCCTCCCAGAAACGCTTTGAGAAATCACGCTCCTTGGCCTCACGCTCGAGGTCACGGACTGCGATGGTCCGCTGGTTATGGAAGTAGCCGAATCTTACCGTGTAGAACGTTTTCTCGGTGAGCATGTGGTTAGCTGATAGATCAGCCATCTTCACCCGCTCGCGCCGGGACAAGAAGTGGTCCAGGTTGTACTTGAACCCAAGATGATTCTCGCTCTCCCGGTCATAGGGATACATCTCATACTGGGCCCGTGAGGCAAGCCCGCTCGCCGTGAACTTTAGACCCTGGTTTAGTGGCACGGAGTAAGTCAACTTGCCCGAGGCGTTATAGTCCTGGCGTCTCTGATGCGGCAGCTTGTACCGACTCGGCGCGTAGTCGTCGGTGAAGTACAGCTCGCCGGATACAAAGTAGCGCAGGCGGTTAAGCGATGGCACCGGACCACCGACCGAAATTTCATAGCGGTTGTCACCAAAGTTCAGCGTCTTGGGGAAAACCTCGTCGGTGACGAACTTTGCCCGGCCCTGCATCGTGCCCTTACCTTCCTTGGTCACCACCTGGATAACACCGGACATTGCTTCGCCGTACTCGGCGTCAAAACCGCCGGAAATCACCACAACCTCGGCTGTCGCCTCAGGATTGACCTGGGCAGCTTGGTATCCAAAGAGCGGGTCCCGGCTCGCCACGCCGTCTACGAAATAGGCGACCTCGTCCGGCCTGCCGCCGCGCAGGTGCTGACCATATGCGGGGCTTGTGACTACACCAGCCTGAAGCCTGACAATGTCGGCAAGACTCTGCACCGGCATCTTGTCAAACTCCTCAGTCGTCATATACCGGCTGGTCGTCGGGTCAGTCCGAACGATCTTTGCCCGGGTCCCGGCCACGACCACTTCCTCGACACGCAGGGCCGCGCCGGGCTTCAGCTTGAAGTCCTCAGTGATTGTCTGGTCTAGTATCACGAGCACATCCTTGCGAACGAACGTCTGATAGCCGATGTAGGAAACCTCGATCGTCTGCTTTCCTACCGGCACGTTGCTGATGAGATACTCGCCATCCGCATCGGTTGCCGAGCCAAGCAGCGTCCCTTGAATCACGACGTTGGCACCAACCAATGCCTCGCCGGTCTCAGCATCGGTAACCCGGCCCCGGATACGACCAGTCTGGGCCAGGACGACTGAAGCAGTGGCAAGTACAAGCACCAACCACCGGCTCACGCTGGTCTTTGGACTTTGGTCAATGGTCATTCTTCTCATGGTCGCCTCCTTCTAGGGATTTGCCACCCGGACCGGAATCGCCCATACCGTCTCAACGTAGTCGGCCTCCGGGTAGAGCAGGTTCGACAGCGGCACCACTTTGATGTACACGTGATGATAGCCAGTGTCGGCGAATGAGAACACGCCCTGACCGTTCCGGGCGCTGGCCGTGATGTCCGCAACCTTGCCGGCAGTGTAGAGCAGAAACCGGTTCTTCTCAGTCGTCGTGTCAGGCGGTGTAGTCGTTACTACACTTACCGTCACCTCTTCGCCGGGCCGGACCGTGTACAGCGAGTTGAGCGACTTGAGATTGTACAATCCTCGGCCATCAAGCCGCGGAGAATAGAACACCGTGTCCACCCGGCCGGGCCGAGAAAAGATGACTCTTGAAATACTAGGTGCGTCGGTTGCGCTCGGGGCGTAAACCGCGAAACCCGTAGCCTTCCTCAGTTCGTAGTAGAGCGTATCCGGCATCGTGTCCCGCGCCAAGAAAAGCTTACGCATCGCCTTCCAGGCAAAGCCCTTGGTCGCAATCACCGGTTGCTCAAACCCACGCAGCTCGGTGTAGCTCGGCCGGAATATGATCGTGGTTTCGGGCGGTGTACCGGAGATTTGAGTGTCTGGCCTGAACCCGACAACCCACAGGCTGTCGTAGCCGAAAACTGCCCGGCACGCAGCCATTGAATCGTAGTACGTAACCTCACAAAAAGTATCCTTGAGCGCGAGAGTGTCCACTGTGACACCAAACTGATACACATCGGCATGGCCGCTGTCGGTTGGTTCCAGGCTAAAGGACAAGAGCCGAGCGAACTTGTATAGTGTGTCGCCAGTCGTCGAGGTGCTATCCTTGGAGCTCAGCCTACTGCGCCAAACATATTCCAACCCGCCGCGCATCGCGTGATTAGCGCTGAACACGTCCTTCCAGCGGCCGAGCTCTAGTCGGACCGCAGCTGAGTCCTGGGCGGTCCACCATGGCCAGCGGGGTGGCGGTTCGGTTCCACATCCGGCAACGAAGACCACAAGAAGCAAGAAACAGCCAGTGGTAAACAGCCAGCAACTCCTGATTGCTGGCCATTGTCTGGTGCCGGGCTTGCTCATCAAACGCTGGTCACTAGTCATTCTCATCTTCATACCTCCTTGGTGAAACTTCGACTGCGACTGATCCGGCACCGGCCAGCTCAGCGGCGCCCACGGTAATGAAGCGGCGGGGCGGGAAACCGCCCCGCCGCCACGATGGTTAGCGAACTACCGTGAGCTTACCGGACAGAGAAGCGCCACCGGTGCTCAGTTTGTAGAAGTAAACCCCGGCTGCAACTGGCTCGCCGCTGTCCGAACGGCCATCCCAAGCAACCGAGTACTGACCAGGCTCGCGCTGGCCCTGTTCAAGCGCACGGACCGGCCTGCCGGCCTCATCATACACCATGACCGACACGTTGCCCGCCCTTGGCAATGCGTAGGAGATAACCGTCCGCGAGCCGAACGGGTTCGGCGTAGCGTGCACCTCATATCGAACCGGCCGCTTCACACCAGGCTCAGCGATGCCGATGGCAGAAGTCGGAATCCAATGGCAGACAATCGGGTTGTTTGAAGCAACGTTCTCCTGCTGCACAAAGGAACCGGCAATCTGGTCGATCATGTACAACACCGCAAGCTTATCTTCGGTTCCGTCGTTGTACGCTAGATCAACCATTGACGGATACCGGCAGCTTGTCGTGCCGGCCTGCGTAATCTTCACCGGCTGTCCCCATGTCTGCCCGTTATCCCTAGAGCCAGCAACGAAGATGTCAGCGCGCAGCCGGTCGGGCGGTCCGGGCTCAACGTTCGAAGAGTCGAACTGCTCCCAGGCAACATAGAGATTGCCAGCCGCGTCCTGGCCGATGCTCGGCCGGCACGCGTACAGTGCGTTGTTACCGACCGGTGCTCCGAGATTCTCCGGAGCGCAGCTCGCAGTCGCGATATGGGACCAGTTTGGTGTGTTGTCCGGGCACCAGTGCCAGATCTGCGCCGGAATAACGTAGCCGGTTCCGCCGACAACTGGACACAGGTCAGTAACAATGTGGAGTCTGTCGTTAGCGTCATAGAACGGGAATAGCGACGTAATGTAGAAGGAAGGTGCGGTATCAGCGCTGTAGGCTGGAGGCCAAGGCAGGTCTGTCGGAGCGCCCCAGGTCAGGCCGCCATCCTCAGAGATGCGGTAGAATCCCGGCTCAGGGTCAGTGCCTGAAGCCACCCAGGTGAGACAGACCTTGTCGCTAACGTTGGAGCAGGCGATGTTCTGGTCTGGGAACTCCGGGTCTGGCTGCGGCGCAGCCACCGCCATTGGCGTTGACCAGGTGCACCACGGATCAACTCCGCTGTAGTACACCATGTCGCGGCTCGCATCATCAATCATGTGGCACTGGAACTTCGAGGTGTGCCCAGCCGCAATGTAGCCCCACAAGTAGGCATCAGGTCCGGCGCAGTATTCAAAGATACCGGCACCCGGTGCCATGTCCCGGGCCGCAGTAACCTTGATCGGCGAACCGCCGTGCGAAGAAACGTACGCCACTCCGCTGACGGGGTCAGCGCTCAGATTGCCGAATCCACACCTCGCCGTATAGGCGTTCACGCCAGACTGCATGAAATCAGGGTCAATCCAGTTCCAGGAACCAGCGCCATAGTCGTAGAAATTGTAGCGCATGTTCCGGTCCGGGAAGCTGCCGCTCTGGTCAGCCGAGAACATCCACAATGCGTGGAGTCCGGCATCAACCGAATTGACCACAAACCGATAGGCCGGCCCATTGGCCTGCCAGTCGTAGGTGGTGCCACCAATAGTGTCCACCGTACCGACCAGCGAGACAAATCCCGGCCCTTCTTTGGTGACAACCTGCGCAGCCGGCTGGCCTTTCTGGACGCCATCATCGGCGACCACCTTTACCGGCGTCAGGCTGGCACCTGCCAGCACCAGCATCGGCACCAGCAGGCTGAGTACTAGGACGTTTCTCATCAGACTCCTCCTTTTTGTTTGGACTCCTGTTCTTCGTGGCCCGTCATCCAGACCACTTTTCTGTGGTGTAAACTCATGGCAAATCGCTACTGAAGCGTGAATCGGTAAGGTATCGAGACGTACACCCGCACCGGCTGATCCCGCTGCTTTGCCGGGCTGAACTTGGCCTGATACGCGGCCTCAACCGCAGCCGCATCCAGGGTCTGGTTACCTGAGCTCTTGAGAACCTCGGCCTCGATTACGTCGCCGGTCACGTCAACAAGCGCCTTGACCACTACCTGACCTTCAATCCCCGCGTTGCGAGCCATCTCCGGATAGTTTGGCGTAGGTACCTTCAAAGGCTGAGGCTTCACCTCAACCTTCCAGAACGGAACAATGGGAATCTCGGTCTCTTCAGGCCGTCTCACTATTTCCGAGAAGGTCGTGGTCTCAATCGTCTTTGCCTCGACTTCTTCCTCGGACTGCGCTGCAACCGGCATCGAAGGCTTCTCCACCTTGGGCGGCTCTGCGACCTTTTCCAATTCCGGCGGCAAGGCCTCCATCACCATCTCCACGCTACCCCGGAGCTGATACGGCTTCACCACAAACTCCCTAGGCAGCACAAGAAAAGCCGCCAGGACAATCAACAGTGCCGCCGCGGCCGCTACTCTGATGGCTACTGCATAGTACCGACTTTCCCACTCAAGCATCTCAATCCGAGCGACACTCCGCATACTATCCTCCACGTCCCATCCGATACTCAGTGGCGAACGTCACCTTTAGGGCACGCGCATCCTTGAGTGCCTCAAGAATATCGGTTACGTAGCCATAGCTGACGTCCCGGTCGGCCTGGACCGTGACGACCAGGTCCGGGTTGTCAATCACCTTTTCGGCCATCACCGACGTAACAATTGCCGGCGTCACCAGGTTGTCATCTACTGTCATCTTACCAGTCCGGTCAACCCAGACGCTGGCTACGTTACGCCGCTTGAGGATTCGCTCTGTTGCCTCAGCCTCGGGCAAGGTAATCTTGAGCCCGCGCGACTGACGGAATACCGTCGAGACCATGAAAAAGATAATCAGCAGGAAGGCAACGTCGGCAGTTGAAGCAGTCGGTATTTCCGGCTGGCTTGAACGCCGGTGGGCGATTCTTCTCACGGTCCTGCTCCTTCCTCGATAACCGGCATCAGGCTGATGCGTTGCGCCTTGGCCATCTTTAACTGGTCGAACACATCAATCATCGTCCGATAGGGCGCACTTCGGCTCACCCGCAGGCCAATCGCAAGGTCCGGATTTTCCCCTAGCCGTCTGACAACAATGTCCCTGACCTCAGGAATTGTGACAATCTGGTCACCAATCAGCACCTGACCGGTCGGATTCACCGAAACCGTTAGAATGTTCTCGCTCTTTATCTTGACTTCCTCACCCTTCTCAGGCAGGACTATCTTCAACCCCTTCTCGCGGCTGAAGATGCTGGTCGTCATGAAGAAGATAATGATAAGGAAGGCGATGTCGCCCATCGAGGCGGTCGGGATATACGGTCTCCCAGCTGCACCCTGACCCTTCCTCAATCTCATCAAAGCCTCCTGCTACCCGCACTGGGTCTTGACCAGTGCGTCGAGCAGCTCGGCCGACGCGGTCTCCATCTCTCTCAGGTACCCATTCACCCGGCTGGCAAGGAGAATGTGTACAATGGAAAGCGGAGCTGCGATGATAAGTCCCCACTTGGTAGTAATCAGCGCTTCAGAGATTCCGCTGGCAACAACCGTTGGTTCCACCTCACCGACTGCGGCCACCGCCTTGAACGCACCAATCATCCCGGTCACAGTTCCGAGGAACCCAAAAAACGGCGCAACCGTGGTGATACCAGCAAGAAGTGACATACCGCGGTCAAGAAATGCGAGCTCAGAGGTACCAGCCTGTACAACTGCATCTTCCATCGCAGTCTTGCCCTCAGCCGCTTTTTCAAGCGCAGCCCGTAGAACCTTGGCTGCCGGGCTCGGTGTCTTGTTACACAGCTCGATCCCCGCCTTTATGCCCTGAGACCCAACCGTCTCAATAAGCTGCGCCGTGAATTTGCGGACATTCACCCGCAACCTGATAAACACTGTGAACAGACGTTCCAGTACCAGCGCGATGCCGATTACAGCACAAGCCAGCAGGAACCACATGATTCCTCCGCCGGCTCTGAATTCCTCTATCATCGAGTCCTCCTATGGTTCTTCGATAGAGCAGTCGTGTGATGACAATCTAACCAAATCAACTCCGATGTCAAGCAAATAACACAGCCACGCACCCGCATGTTGACACGGCCGGCTCAGGGTCTAATATCTAACTTGAGCCGGACTGCTGGCTAATGCAGTTACTCCCTAGTCAATGGACCTGCGTTAGCCCCTCTGCCAGGCGCATGAATGAAAGGAGAAACCTGTGTCGCGAAACACATTCCTGCTGCTCATCGCACTGAAATGCCTCCTTGCCGCCGTGACAGCCCAGGCCCAGCCTGTCGAGAAGCGCGACCTTGTCCGCATCGTCGCTGCCGGACGCGGCGATGTCCGGGATATGGAAAGGACTGGAGCACTTGTCAACTACGTTGACCGCCAGGGCATAGTTGCTGAAGCAACAGCTACCGAACAGACCCTGCTCAAGTCCCTTGGGCACCGTATCGAGATTATCACGCCTGACATTACCGGCGTGTACGAGAGAAACTTCCAAGAAGGACGTGACCTTGGTCAGTATCTTACCTACCAGCAGTTCATTGATACCATGAGGACCATTGCCCAGAACAACCCGTCAATCTGCAAGCTCGAAACCCTGGGCACATCCTATGGCGGCCGGCAACTGTTGATCATGAAGGTATCGGACAATCCTCAGGTTCACGAGAACGAACCCGCGATACACTTCGAAGGCGACATCCACGGCGACGAGAAAATCGGCTGGGCCGTTGCCTTTGAGATGCTCAAGTACCTTGTTACCCGGTACGGCACTGATACGCTTGTCACCCGGCTCGTCAACACCCGCGAAATCTGGCTGAACCCGATGTATAACCCAGACGGATACAATGCCGGCTCCCGTTACAACGGCCATTCTGTTGACCTGAACCGCAACTGGGGCTGGATGTGGGGCAACGAGAGCAACATGGGCGCTTCGCCTTTTTCTGAACCCGAGAATCAGGCAACGCTCGCGCACATCATGCGCCATCCGTTCGTCATGTTCGTATCCTTCCACGCCGGCACCCTGTTCATCTCATATCCATGGAGCTATTCGCCCGACTCTGTTCCTGCGCCCGAAAACCGGCTGCTCCTGTTTCTGTCTCAACGCTACAACGCTCCTACCGGGTATGAAGTAGGTCAGGGCTACGTCGGAATGTACCCGATCAACGGCTCAACCAAGGATTTCGACTTCGGTGCCTGCGGCATGATGGGCTGGTCAATCGAAATCCACATGACCAAGACCCCACCCGCCTCAGAAATTGACCCGACCTTTGCCAAAAACCGACCCGCGATGCTTGAATTCTTTCACCGGGCCGGTCAGGGCATTCATGGCACTGTAACTGATGCCGCGACCGGCCGGCCGGTCCATGCCCAGATACTCGTGAGCGGCGCCAACTGGCCGAGCTACAACGATACTGCGCTCGGTGACTTTCACCGATTCTATCTGCCGGGCACTTATTCGGTTACCTTCCGAGCTCCAGGCTATCAGGACACTACCATTGCCAACGTCGTTGTACCCAGCTCTGGGGACTCGTCGGTTACTCTCAACGTCAAAATGACATCAAACCAGACCGCGCCACTTTTCGCCTTCCGCTTCATCTACTCCGCTTATGTCAACGAAACATCAAACCACACCCATCCGGTCCGCGCCCTTGGCCCGCACGACGGCGTTGCCTATCAACTCGACAACGGCAAGTATGTCTGTCTAGACATGTATCGGCCGATAAGAAACCAGAGTGGTCCTGACATGACCGTCTATCGCTCATCCGGCACTGGTACTGCTTCGGTCCAAGGCTCGAATTCGTGGGCCGGGCCGTGGACCACAATCGGTACTGCAAACTCGGCTCAGACAAGCTTCGACTTGGGCTCGGTTGGCCTTGACAGCGTGCGCTACGTCCGGTTGACCGCAACCGGTACTTTCTACCTCGATGCTGTCGAAGGCGTAAACTATACCGCGTTCGCCGAACACGAGAATCCGACTTGCGGCTTCCCGATCGCAACAGTGAAAGTGCAAAGTCCGGCCCGCGGGCTTGTGCGCTTCCTGGTGAACCAAAGCCCAGACACTGATGCCCGGCTGACAATCCGCAATGCGGCCGGCAGACTTGTCACCACGCTCCCGGTTTCCGGCCCCCTGACCTGGGACGCGCGTGCGGTTTCTGGCGGCGTGTATTTCTGCAGTCTGGCAGGTTCGCAACAACAGACCCGGTTCGTACTGGTGAAGTAGCAAGTGCCCGGGCTATTCGTCCTGCTGCTTCTTTGTTTAGGTCCGACCGATGATTTTGCGGCCCGGGTGCATGAATTCGACCTTGCCAACGGACTGCATGGCATTGTTTACGTTGACTCATCGGCACCGGTCGTGTCGGTCAACGTTTACTACAAAGTCGGTTCCTATTACGAACCACCCGGCAAAACCGGTCTGTCCCACATGCTTGAGCATATGTCCTTCAAGCGCACCGACATCTACAGGCCAGGTGACTTCGACCGCATCCTTGACTCAGTTGGCGCCCAGAACAACGGCTTTACCTCAACTTTCTACACCGGGTACTACGAGGACTTCGCGCAGGACCGCTGGGACTTGGGACTCGTGCTCGAAGCCGCGCGCATGGGCCGCTGCGTATTCCCGGACTCGGAGTTCGAAAGCGAACACCAGGTCGTCTGGGAAGAACGCCGGCTGCATGAGAATCGGCCAGTGTCAATCTTCTGGGAATACCTCGATGCCACTGTGTTTCTTGCCAACCCTCAGCGAAACCCGACCATCGGCTGGGCCGACGACGTCGCCCGGTACCGGGTTGAGGACATCCGCAACTGGTACAACCGGTACTACAATCCGGCAAATGCGGTGCTTGTTGTTGCCGGCATGGTTGACACTGCAGACGTCCGAACCCGGGCCGAAAAGTACTTCGGCGCACTGGCCGGCAGACCGGCTCCTGATTTCGACGCCTACGCAATCGAACCGCCGCAACACGGAGAACGTCGGTTTGTAGTCCGGCGTCGCGTTTCCCAGCCTCAGGTCGTACTCGCGTTTCACACACCTGGTGTACGCGATTCGTTCCACCTTGTCGGCGACGTCGTAGCCGGCATCATTGGTCGAGGCCGCTCCTCGCGTCTGTACCGCCAGCTGGTTGTCAAGAACCGACTCTGTACCAGTGTCTGGGCCTGGAACTCAGTGGAACAGGACCCGGGCGCACTCTACATCGGATTCCAGCCGGTGCGTGAATCAGACATCCCTAGGATTGAACGGATCATCGAACAGGAACTTGCCCGGCTTGGCTCAGAACTCGCCACCGAGCGTGAGCTCGAACGCGTACGCAACCAGGAACTCGCAAGCGAGATGTTCGACCGGGACGACGTCTCCGACGTAGCCTACTTCCTTGCCACTTACCACATAACACGAGGCCACTGGCGCGAGTTTCTGCGTGAACGCAAACGGGTCATGGCTGTGACGCGCGAACAGGTCCGCGACTTTAGCCGAACCTATCTGACTCCAGAAAAACGCACGGTCGGGCTACTGCTTCCCGAGACGAAAGGTACGCGGTGAACTCTGAAGCTCAAGCTTCCCACTCCATGTTCCGGCTCTGCATCCTGCTTTCTGCAATCTGCCTTCTGCAACCTATGTTCGCCCTTCCCCTAACCCGCGATTCTCTTCCTAACGGCCTCATCGTCCTCATCTACGAAGACCACCGACTGCCGATAGCCGACCTGGCCCTCATATGCCGCTCCGGAGCAGCGTACGACCCTTTGGGCAAG harbors:
- a CDS encoding TonB-dependent receptor; the protein is MRRMTIDQSPKTSVSRWLVLVLATASVVLAQTGRIRGRVTDAETGEALVGANVVIQGTLLGSATDADGEYLISNVPVGKQTIEVSYIGYQTFVRKDVLVILDQTITEDFKLKPGAALRVEEVVVAGTRAKIVRTDPTTSRYMTTEEFDKMPVQSLADIVRLQAGVVTSPAYGQHLRGGRPDEVAYFVDGVASRDPLFGYQAAQVNPEATAEVVVISGGFDAEYGEAMSGVIQVVTKEGKGTMQGRAKFVTDEVFPKTLNFGDNRYEISVGGPVPSLNRLRYFVSGELYFTDDYAPSRYKLPHQRRQDYNASGKLTYSVPLNQGLKFTASGLASRAQYEMYPYDRESENHLGFKYNLDHFLSRRERVKMADLSANHMLTEKTFYTVRFGYFHNQRTIAVRDLEREAKERDFSKRFWEDYIFKAEDTVLADSSALFRPLPGYVTQTNANSNNPWGVFGLFYGYGDYRYFQVHWADVWNVKADLTHNVGRVHEIKTGLEFKQNYLHRRYNSLPTDPNPFVDYYDYDPVNVAAFVQDRMDFEDLVVRAGLRLDYLDPNSYKRANPTNVGDTTMIPAMVKYKLSPRLGVSFPITTRTKFRFSYGHFFQTPAYRYLYDNTSSTAYARGNQIIGNPDLAAQQTIAYELGLEQQLSDVTLVDFTAYYKDIFDLMGTRFQPAVPLGYYPLVNEEYGSVRGFEIGFVKSLADYWNARVSYGLSMARGTASYTYEWYYERYRYGVDPVTGQEMEPPRKDYALDFDETHNAKLSIGCDFPNDFALVPLRQFTASALANFGSGLPYTPREVRKLNAGRRIAERNSARMPARFTTDLNAAKYFSLGRLKLGLTCVVTNLFNAQVVQWVYGATGKPNDDGYIWTYSPANWANSLDATLLSGTYNPARDRNHDGYITDEEEYIAYRVAYLDFVNNPMNYGAPRQVKVGINLEF
- a CDS encoding FlgD immunoglobulin-like domain containing protein gives rise to the protein MRNVLVLSLLVPMLVLAGASLTPVKVVADDGVQKGQPAAQVVTKEGPGFVSLVGTVDTIGGTTYDWQANGPAYRFVVNSVDAGLHALWMFSADQSGSFPDRNMRYNFYDYGAGSWNWIDPDFMQSGVNAYTARCGFGNLSADPVSGVAYVSSHGGSPIKVTAARDMAPGAGIFEYCAGPDAYLWGYIAAGHTSKFQCHMIDDASRDMVYYSGVDPWCTWSTPMAVAAPQPDPEFPDQNIACSNVSDKVCLTWVASGTDPEPGFYRISEDGGLTWGAPTDLPWPPAYSADTAPSFYITSLFPFYDANDRLHIVTDLCPVVGGTGYVIPAQIWHWCPDNTPNWSHIATASCAPENLGAPVGNNALYACRPSIGQDAAGNLYVAWEQFDSSNVEPGPPDRLRADIFVAGSRDNGQTWGQPVKITQAGTTSCRYPSMVDLAYNDGTEDKLAVLYMIDQIAGSFVQQENVASNNPIVCHWIPTSAIGIAEPGVKRPVRYEVHATPNPFGSRTVISYALPRAGNVSVMVYDEAGRPVRALEQGQREPGQYSVAWDGRSDSGEPVAAGVYFYKLSTGGASLSGKLTVVR
- a CDS encoding energy transducer TonB — translated: MRSVARIEMLEWESRYYAVAIRVAAAAALLIVLAAFLVLPREFVVKPYQLRGSVEMVMEALPPELEKVAEPPKVEKPSMPVAAQSEEEVEAKTIETTTFSEIVRRPEETEIPIVPFWKVEVKPQPLKVPTPNYPEMARNAGIEGQVVVKALVDVTGDVIEAEVLKSSGNQTLDAAAVEAAYQAKFSPAKQRDQPVRVYVSIPYRFTLQ
- a CDS encoding biopolymer transporter ExbD — its product is MRRIAHRRSSQPEIPTASTADVAFLLIIFFMVSTVFRQSRGLKITLPEAEATERILKRRNVASVWVDRTGKMTVDDNLVTPAIVTSVMAEKVIDNPDLVVTVQADRDVSYGYVTDILEALKDARALKVTFATEYRMGRGG
- a CDS encoding biopolymer transporter ExbD; translated protein: MRLRKGQGAAGRPYIPTASMGDIAFLIIIFFMTTSIFSREKGLKIVLPEKGEEVKIKSENILTVSVNPTGQVLIGDQIVTIPEVRDIVVRRLGENPDLAIGLRVSRSAPYRTMIDVFDQLKMAKAQRISLMPVIEEGAGP
- a CDS encoding MotA/TolQ/ExbB proton channel family protein is translated as MIEEFRAGGGIMWFLLACAVIGIALVLERLFTVFIRLRVNVRKFTAQLIETVGSQGIKAGIELCNKTPSPAAKVLRAALEKAAEGKTAMEDAVVQAGTSELAFLDRGMSLLAGITTVAPFFGFLGTVTGMIGAFKAVAAVGEVEPTVVASGISEALITTKWGLIIAAPLSIVHILLASRVNGYLREMETASAELLDALVKTQCG
- a CDS encoding M14 family zinc carboxypeptidase, whose protein sequence is MSRNTFLLLIALKCLLAAVTAQAQPVEKRDLVRIVAAGRGDVRDMERTGALVNYVDRQGIVAEATATEQTLLKSLGHRIEIITPDITGVYERNFQEGRDLGQYLTYQQFIDTMRTIAQNNPSICKLETLGTSYGGRQLLIMKVSDNPQVHENEPAIHFEGDIHGDEKIGWAVAFEMLKYLVTRYGTDTLVTRLVNTREIWLNPMYNPDGYNAGSRYNGHSVDLNRNWGWMWGNESNMGASPFSEPENQATLAHIMRHPFVMFVSFHAGTLFISYPWSYSPDSVPAPENRLLLFLSQRYNAPTGYEVGQGYVGMYPINGSTKDFDFGACGMMGWSIEIHMTKTPPASEIDPTFAKNRPAMLEFFHRAGQGIHGTVTDAATGRPVHAQILVSGANWPSYNDTALGDFHRFYLPGTYSVTFRAPGYQDTTIANVVVPSSGDSSVTLNVKMTSNQTAPLFAFRFIYSAYVNETSNHTHPVRALGPHDGVAYQLDNGKYVCLDMYRPIRNQSGPDMTVYRSSGTGTASVQGSNSWAGPWTTIGTANSAQTSFDLGSVGLDSVRYVRLTATGTFYLDAVEGVNYTAFAEHENPTCGFPIATVKVQSPARGLVRFLVNQSPDTDARLTIRNAAGRLVTTLPVSGPLTWDARAVSGGVYFCSLAGSQQQTRFVLVK
- a CDS encoding pitrilysin family protein, with translation MPGLFVLLLLCLGPTDDFAARVHEFDLANGLHGIVYVDSSAPVVSVNVYYKVGSYYEPPGKTGLSHMLEHMSFKRTDIYRPGDFDRILDSVGAQNNGFTSTFYTGYYEDFAQDRWDLGLVLEAARMGRCVFPDSEFESEHQVVWEERRLHENRPVSIFWEYLDATVFLANPQRNPTIGWADDVARYRVEDIRNWYNRYYNPANAVLVVAGMVDTADVRTRAEKYFGALAGRPAPDFDAYAIEPPQHGERRFVVRRRVSQPQVVLAFHTPGVRDSFHLVGDVVAGIIGRGRSSRLYRQLVVKNRLCTSVWAWNSVEQDPGALYIGFQPVRESDIPRIERIIEQELARLGSELATERELERVRNQELASEMFDRDDVSDVAYFLATYHITRGHWREFLRERKRVMAVTREQVRDFSRTYLTPEKRTVGLLLPETKGTR